A region of Drosophila suzukii chromosome 2L, CBGP_Dsuzu_IsoJpt1.0, whole genome shotgun sequence DNA encodes the following proteins:
- the LOC108016736 gene encoding capping protein inhibiting regulator of actin dynamics produces MIDILSLPRRNKVSGNPALLKMISFKTGLPINSLPGWELIPLNCKLPMLKCPGNQVIFSKNKIGQDFKSGKQEFESSVTEHIPEYNPLHDSNLKTFYSNERNLKRLRENGEITQDNDVICNLKDFNQHRQELHKSQLYYILQAYKRRESEQYDRMLIANAESITKKDHQNLAARHQCTEEVLARKQLQEQERHERKVHLLNITYDKFKRLENLATMQNMLLEHRKMLTNMRVAAHISMCQDLMRKLLIKQKKLFQFKKDRFNKNMRILRKQRLVKNTEHQIQSWKKRLDERIANQRRINYLLQEVEKERESFIERHKALYREKWQRIQDEIKERAHKAAAARQPKRKRRKKKKSTLQERKPSFCDEYQATFEGLLDSELCYALNAAIAMEGQTALTFAPDDPIYKAAQYILDYIISGLNDDLSEDECALQVLVSRIKDFVCDAKKYVHYKAYQIIGFARDHKAMEVPPSVAKPPKNHSRASHVSFSGVASTIGVGSYEIHPFVDIRPCGERRATPAGSLASLVVSQIGEQVIQDKVRLPHLNRNQIVFIEHYLVKFKRDLLVGLDKLVFAAIQCHFENRMMEVREELLLLDRNYLFDQVARGILSYAVNPLNYQSVLKLAVSVLSCEIIWELQQTLLRPGVDPRGQNHPVSCGTEMEREALALCIP; encoded by the exons ATGATCGATATTTTGTCGCTGCCGCGGCGGAATAAGGTGTCCGGGAACCCGGCCCTGTTGAAGATGATTTCCTTCAAGACCGGGCTGCCTATCAACAGTCTGCCCGGATGGGAGCTGATTCCCCTCAACTGCAAACTGCCTATGCTTAAGTGTCCCGGGAACCAGGTCATATTCTCTAAGAACAAGATCGGACAGGAT TTCAAGAGTGGTAAGCAGGAGTTCGAGAGCTCTGTTACCGAGCACATCCCCGAGTACAATCCACTGCACGACTCCAATCTGAAGACCTTCTACTCCAACGAACGTAATCTAAAGCGTTTGCGGGAAAACGGCGAGATTACGCAGGACAACGATGTGATATGTAATCTGAAAGACTTCAACCAGCACCGTCAGGAACTGCACAAATCGCAGCTGTACTATATCCTACAGGCATACAAGCGACGCGAGTCGGAGCAATACGATCGGATGCTGATAGCGAATGCCGAGTCGATCACGAAGAAGGACCACCAGAATTTGGCAGCTCGGCACCAGTGCACCGAGGAGGTTCTTGCCAGGAAGCAGCTGCAGGAGCAGGAACGCCACGAGAGGAAGGTCCACCTGCTGAACATTACGTACGATAAGTTCAAGCGGTTGGAGAACCTGGCCACCATGCAGAACATGTTGCTAGAGCACCGCAAGATGCTCACGAATATGAGAGTGGCCGCCCACATAAGCATGTGTCAGGATCTGATGCGGAAGCTGTTAATCAAGCAGAAGAAGCTCTTCCAGTTCAAAAAGGATCGGTTTAACAAGAACATGCGGATCCTGAGGAAACAGAGGCTGGTGAAAAACACAGAGCACCAGATTCAGTCGTGGAAAAAGAGGTTGGATGAGCGGATTGCCAATCAGCGTAGGATCAACTACCTTTTACAGGAGGTGGAAAAGGAGCGCGAGTCATTCATAGAGAGGCACAAGGCTCTTTACCGAGAAAAGTGGCAGCGGATTCAGGACGAGATTAAGGAGAGAGCTCACAAGGCCGCCGCTGCTCGCCAGCCGAAGAGAAAGCGTCGCAAGAAGAAGAAGTCCACTCTTCAGGAGAGAAAACCATCCTTCTGCGATGAGTACCAGGCCACCTTCGAGGGTTTATTGGACAGTGAGCTCTGCTACGCTCTGAATGCAGCCATTGCTATGGAGGGTCAGACGGCTCTCACCTTCGCTCCAGATGACCCCATCTATAAGGCTGCGCAATACATTCTCGACTACATTATATCTGGCTTAAACGACGATCTCAGCGAGGACGAGTGCGCCCTGCAGGTGCTGGTCTCCCGCATCAAGGACTTCGTTTGCGATGCCAAGAAATATGTGCACTAT AAAGCTTATCAGATCATCGGCTTCGCCAGGGACCACAAGGCCATGGAGGTGCCGCCGTCGGTGGCGAAGCCGCCAAAGAACCACTCGCGCGCCTCCCACGTCTCCTTCAGCGGCGTGGCCAGCACCATTGGCGTGGGCAGCTACGAGATTCATCCGTTCGTGGACATCCGTCCGTGTGGCGAGCGACGGGCCACCCCGGCGGGATCTCTGGCCTCGCTGGTAGTCAGCCAGATCGGGGAGCAGGTGATCCAGGACAAGGTACGCCTGCCACACCTGAATCGCAACCAGATCGTGTTTATAGAGCACTACCTTGTGAAGTTCAAGCGGGACCTGCTGGTGGGCCTGGACAAGCTGGTCTTTGCCGCCATTCAGTGTCACTTCGAGAACCGCATGATGGAGGTGCGCGAGGAGCTGCTGTTGCTGGACAGGAACTACCTGTTCGACCAGGTTGCCAGAGGCATCCTCAGCTATGCGGTTAACCCGCTCAACTACCAGTCAGTGCTGAAGCTGGCCGTGAGCGTTCTGTCCTGCGAGATCATTTGGGAgctgcagcagacgctgctcaGGCCGGGCGTCGATCCCCGGGGCCAGAACCACCCCGTCTCCTGCGGCACCGAGATGGAACGTGAGGCTCTGGCCTTGTGCATACCCTAG
- the mbm gene encoding protein mushroom body miniature, with protein MQNGGGHSGWENSSGGDRHHFFAEGYSQQQRRSGGGGGGNQSQSNNNWLDRGAGGQNGNAFNKFRDSQQPPNNQQQQSRRSGRRNKGGGGGGGEGGGGGGGGGGRRGGGGRGGGGGGRRGGGGGGKRGNRDRGGARNKSWHGKDTHVSPRQSDMVYYDNVGDFTDDRPLPSTSPAPSSLRQESLPPANFIVNPPPPPEPEPAVSIPPEEPTVPIINIKKENELLKPKPQRKPMVKPEPKSPPKKESSSSSSSSSEDESEPEPGEMVASTKTVVVTSPQKSKSSKSVVATTPKPKSVESSSDSSSDSDDKHSRPPAKSKKVPKEIKAEEDVVCMGSQERMFTITDEEESSEPEEEEVKKAGKGNNTSKTVDMCGICDRKGHTSFQCQMICRNCSGRYHGLKNCPNPPNLNIAMQSFMEFVMQQMTVFHSDQRFAFPAGTVAAPVSERAPVKAKKDKSIKKAKKTPQKRMKVEARDPEDEEDSSSEATEASSESEESESSDEPQPAPVSKQKRKRGSKAPVAASLAPPVFPFPLLGAPGAPYNSMMYPYGTPFSFPK; from the exons ATGCAAAACGGCGGAGGACATTCCGGATGGGAAAACTCATCAGGAGGGGATCGACACCACTTCTTTGCCGAGGGATACAGCCAGCAGCAGAGGCGCAGCGGTGGCGGCGGCGGAGGAAACCAGAGCCAGAGCAATAACAATTGGTTGGACAGAGGAGCAGGTGGCCAGAATGGGAACGCTTTCAACAAGTTCAGGGACTCCCAGCAGCCGCCCAAcaatcagcagcagcaaagcCGGAGGAGTGGGAGAAGAAATAAAggaggaggcggaggaggaggagaaggtggtggtggaggaggtggtggtggtggacGAAGAGGCGGTGGAGGAagaggtggtggtggtggtggacgaagaggcggaggaggaggaggcaaAAGGGGAAACCGCGACAGGGGTGGTGCACGCAACAAGTCATGGCACGGCAAGGACACGCATGTTAGTCCTCGCCAAAGTGACATGGTGTACTACGATAACGTGGGCGACTTTACCGACGATCGCCCCCTTCCTAGCACCTCTCCTGCGCCCTCGTCTCTCAGGCAGGAGAGCCTGCCACCTGCCAACTTCATTGTCAATCCACCGCCTCCACCTGAACCAGAACCTGCGGTCTCCATTCCGCCAGAAGAACCCACCGTGCCGATCATCAACATCAAGAAGGAGAATGAGCTACTGAAGCCCAAGCCACAAAGAAAACCGATGGTCAAACCGGAACCCAAATCTCCTCCAAAGAAGGAGAGCTCCTCTAGTTCTTCGAGCAGTTCGGAGGACGAGTCCGAGCCCGAACCAGGCGAAATGGTAGCCAGCACTAAGACCGTAGTCGTGACATCCCCGCAAAAATCAAAGTCTAGCAAGTCGGTCGTGGCAACCACGCCAAAACCTAAGTCTGTGGAATCCAGCTCCGACTCCAGCTCTGATTCCGATGACAAACACAGTCGGCCACCGGCCAAGAGTAAAAAGGTGCCGAAGGAAATAAAGGCCGAGGAGGATGTGGTCTGCATGGGCTCTCAGGAGCGGATGTTTACCATTACCGATGAGGAGGAGAGCAGTGAGCCGGAAGAGGAAGAGGTCAAGAAGGCAGGAAAAGGAAATAACACGAGCAAAACCGTCGATATGTGTGGAATCTGCGATAGAAAG GGCCACACCTCCTTCCAGTGCCAGATGATCTGTCGGAACTGCTCCGGTAGGTACCACGGCCTCAAGAACTGCCCGAATCCGCCCAACCTGAACATTGCCATGCAGTCATTCATGGAGTTCGTCATGCAGCAAATGACCGTTTTCCATAGCGACCAGCGATTTGCCTTTCCCGCTGGCACTGTCGCAGCTCCAGTTTCCGAGCGGGCTCCAGTCAAGGCCAAAAAGGACAAATCTATCAAGAAGGCCAAGAAGACGCCACAGAAACGGATGAAGGTGGAAGCAAGGGATCCAGAAGACGAGGAAGACTCATCATCGGAAGCGACCGAAGCCAGCAGCGAGAGCGAGGAGTCGGAGTCCAGCGACGAGCCGCAACCAGCTCCTGTGTCCAAGCAGAAACGGAAGCGCGGCTCAAAGGCCCCCGTCGCAGCTAGTCTGGCACCTCCAGTGTTCCCATTTCCCCTTTTGGGCGCTCCGGGCGCCCCTTACAACTCTATGATGTATCCCTATGGGACGCCTTTCAGTTTTCCAAAATAA
- the LOC108014220 gene encoding uncharacterized protein, which produces MRPNNRISKHGKELKIRSKTWGKEKFKPKKYDKPFVPPVPQATAKPWQHVKNDIIDDSEDRGQLDVDNEDAKKFMQQREQNHRRNIIEANRSEATKWESFDEDQNSTSTSKKERPKKGGASSKEKSRLWQCDMSKGELPTAVKNFSFAERDFYRRKLTLGVKVSERNGDLRSAINDLKRHPILMQKSKGKEGNPFQKRLDNKEGTSKKKRQNGDNPFRKRNEK; this is translated from the coding sequence ATGAGACCGAATAATAGGATTTCGAAGCACGGGAAAGAGCTGAAAATTCGCTCCAAAACCTGGGGCAAGGAAAAATTCAAGCCCAAGAAGTATGATAAACCGTTCGTGCCGCCCGTGCCACAGGCCACCGCGAAACCATGGCAGCACGTGAAGAACGACATCATTGACGACTCCGAGGATCGCGGACAACTCGATGTGGACAACGAGGATGCCAAGAAATTCATGCAGCAGCGGGAGCAGAACCACCGGCGAAACATCATAGAAGCCAACCGATCGGAGGCCACCAAATGGGAGTCTTTTGACGAGGATCAGAACTCAACCTCCACTTCCAAGAAGGAACGACCCAAGAAAGGTGGTGCGTCGTCGAAGGAGAAATCCCGATTGTGGCAGTGCGATATGTCCAAGGGAGAATTACCCACGGCCGTTAAGAATTTCTCATTCGCGGAGCGCGACTTTTACAGAAGAAAGCTCACGTTGGGCGTAAAGGTATCGGAGCGCAATGGAGACCTTCGATCTGCCATAAATGATCTGAAAAGACACCCGATTCTTATGCAGAAGTCCAAAGGAAAGGAAGGCAATCCCTTCCAGAAAAGGCTCGATAACAAGGAAGGCACTTCAAAGAAAAAGCGGCAAAATGGCGACAACCCATTTCGCAAAAGGAATGAAAAATAA
- the LOC108014164 gene encoding uncharacterized protein, giving the protein MDVAPAPPVNSGGDQKVQQTPISPHPNHPNQAPAANAKATTIENGVQTGGAKKPESCEPTHSTGTGQKERDEGKPKTELADKVLITICSADRKVKKTFMSLPTRKDVIDKAHKYGLCGSTIVLESNGCEICEDDVLLFAAKEKILLMLLAESEEYVVLPPPSPLNRSERAGSSVDPSFYANNSIVSNPNDSTVSNDETLSLSSVTPSSAKNSALFKEFSIPWSKVPGDIMKLLKGKGSLGKRLNTLANVLVEALREISAHIPIRVFRQVAQQAAEKYPDSLLEKDREGQFIATTPQSLISKMINRNNALNKPQKRGSSGTFEIHISSKKRKFGSSASNGDAKALALNRDLEQKKELLISSYRGSSPLEQSTIIEYMKECFPLQRSFFNNSEKIPDITAIKDNWPYIFDKAVLYQHFELLMSIDPRALEKRLTGEKERFFRFFKSSKNKKISALEETNANLLRGIAYHFNEDPDYIFKHLESGSLNKEALQSMNPTNAPWVALVNSPITTADGVESQIEAKVYIEGQVMATFAAKDDDLPDILAQLICYYYTFNMMYPKEANQTLEFIVVYFLQHSPEQARSAKKSVTTNGKFNQLIAKLANANG; this is encoded by the exons ATGGACGTTGCCCCCGCACCGCCCGTCAACTCCGGCGGCGATCAGAAGGTCCAGCAGACGCCGATCAGCCCCCATCCGAATCATCCGAACCAAGCGCCGGCCGCAAACGCAAAGGCAACAACAATCGAAAATGGTGTACAAACAGGAGGAGCGAAAAAGCCAGAGAGTTGTG AACCGACACATTCCACTGGGACGGGCCAGAAGGAGAGGGACGAGGGCAAGCCCAAAACCGAGCTGGCTGACAAAGTATTAATTACCATATGCAGCGCCGATCGCAAGGTCAAGAAGACCTTTATGTCCTTGCCCACGCGAAAGGATGTGATCGATAAGG CCCACAAATACGGCCTGTGCGGCAGCACAATTGTCCTGGAGAGCAATGGCTGCGAGATCTGCGAGGACGACGTGCTCCTGTTTGCCGCCAAGGAGAAGATCCTGCTAATGCTCCTCGCCGAGTCGGAGGAGTATGTGGTGCTGCCGCCTCCATCGCCGCTCAATCGATCCGAACGCGCCGGCAGCTCGGTGGATCCCAGCTTCTATGCCAACAACAGTATTGTGTCCAACCCAAACGATTCGACAGTTTCCAATGACGAGACCCTGTCGCTGTCCAGCGTTACACCTTCGAGTGCAAAGAATTCGGCCTTGTTCAAGGAGTTCTCGATACCCTGGAGTAAGGTGCCTGGGGACATAATGAAGCTGCTAAAGGGAAAGGGTAGTTTGGGCAAGCGCCTGAATACCCTGGCCAATGTCTTGGTGGAGGCCCTCCGTGAGATATCTGCCCACATCCCCATTCGGGTTTTCCGGCAGGTGGCCCAGCAGGCTGCTGAAAAGTACCCCGACTCTTTGCTCGAGAAGGACCGTGAAGGTCAGTTCATAGCCACCACGCCGCAGTCGCTCATCTCCAAGATGATCAACCGGAACAATGCCCTcaacaaaccgcaaaaacgtGGCAGTTCGGGAACCTTCGAGATCCACATCTCCAGCAAAAAACGAAAGTTCGGAAGCAGTGCCTCCAATGGCGACGCAAAAGCACTGGCCCTCAATAGGGATCTGGAACAGAAGAAGGAATTACTTATCTCTAGCTACCGCGGCAGTTCCCCCTTAGAACAGTCCACCATTATCGAATATATGAAAGAGTGCTTTCCGCTGCAGCGCTCGTTCTTCAATAACAGCGAAAAGATCCCGGACATCACGGCCATCAAGGACAATTGGCCATATATTTTTGACAAGGCGGTGCTGTACCAGCACTTCGAGCTGCTCATGTCCATCGATCCCCGAGCTTTGGAGAAACGCTTAACCGGTGAAAAGGAGCGTTTCTTCAGGTTCTTCAAGAGTTCGAAGAATAAAAAAATCAGCGCTCTGGAGGAGACCAACGCAAATTTGCTGCGTGGCATAGCGTATCATTTCAATGAGGATCCCGACTACATCTTCAAGCACCTGGAAAGCGGTTCCCTTAACAAGGAAGCGCTGCAGAGCATGAATCCCACAAACGCCCCTTGGGTGGCTCTAGTCA ATTCGCCCATAACAACGGCCGATGGCGTGGAATCGCAAATAGAGGCCAAGGTTTACATCGAGGGCCAGGTGATGGCCACGTTCGCCGCCAAGGACGACGACCTGCCGGACATTCTGGCCCAGCTGATCTGCTACTACTATACCTTTAACATGATGTACCCCAAGGAAGCCAATCAAACACTCGAATTTATCGTCGTTTACTTTCTGCAGCACTCGCCGGAACAAGCGCGATCGGCCAAGAAATCGGTTACGACCAACGGCAAGTTTAACCAGCTAATCGCCAAGCTGGCCAACGCCAATGGCTGA
- the smo gene encoding protein smoothened, with product MQMKYMELVILGLWVVAQASASLAKFGSTTPASATQSDVELQPINGTLNYRLYAKKGRDDKPWFDSLDSSHIQCVRRARCYPTSNATNTCFGSKLPYELSSLDLTDFHTDKELNEKLNDYYALKHVPKCWAAIQPFLCAVFKPKCEKINGQDMVYLPSYEMCRITLEPCRILYNTTFFPKFLRCNETLFPTKCTNGARGMKFNGTGQCLSPLVPTDTSASYYPGIEGCGVRCKDPLYTDDEHRQIHKLIGWAGSLCLVSNLFVVATFFIDWKNANKYPAVIVFYINLCFLIACVGWLLQFTSGSREDIVCRKDGTLRHSEPTAGENLSCIVIFVLVYYFLTAGMVWFVFLTYAWHWRAMGHVQDRIDKKGSYFHLVAWSLPLVLTITTMAFSEVDGNSIVGICFVGYINHPMRAGLLLGPLCGVILIGGYFITRGMVMLFGLKHFANDIKSTSASNKIHLIIMRMGVCALLTLVFILVAIACHVTEFRHAEEWAHSFRQFIICKISSVFEEKSSCRIENRPSVGVLQLHLLCLFSSGIVMSTWCWTPSSVETWKRYIRKKYGKEVIEEVKMPKHKVIAQTWAKRKDFEDKGRLSITLYNTHTDPVGLNFDVNDLNSSETNDISSTWAAYLPQCVKRRMALTVPVTGNSSSQGPRKNSLDSEFSVSVRHVSVESRRNSVDSQVSVKIAEMKTKVASRSRRKHVGSASSKRTHRGRDYTAASTGRSSRRRESSTSVESQVIALKKTTYPNASHKVGVFAHHSSKKQHNYTSSMKRRTANAGLDPNILKQFLQKNGEFIIPFLQNHDMTSSSEEENSRASLQIQDLNVVVKQEEYSEDDHDGAHIEELPNNKQVANFLKNMKKSNESNGNRHSRNSTRSRQSRKSRKSHPKTTGLELDFKRDYVRNRSLSCSSEELDVALDVGSLLNSSGSGMSMGKPQSRNSKTSCDVGIQANPFELVPSYGDEELQQAMRLLNAASRQRNEAANEDGGGTELQTLLTDTHRHHREPSFMSESDKLKMLLLPSK from the exons ATGCAGAT GAAGTACATGGAACTCGTGATCTTGGGCCTGTGGGTGGTCGCCCAGGCATCCGCCAGTTTGGCCAAATTTGGCAGCACGACGCCAGCGAGTGCAACGCAGTCGGATGTGGAACTGCAGCCCATCAACGGGACACTCAACTACCGGCTGTACGCCAAGAAGGGCAGGGACGACAAGCCCTGGTTCGACAGCTTGGACAGCAGTCACATCCAGTGCGTCCGGCGCGCCCGCTGCTACCCCACCTCAAACGCCACCAACACCTGCTTCGGTTCCAAGCTGCCCTACGAACTGAGCAGCCTCGATCTCACCGATTTCCACACCGACAAGGAGCTGAACGAGAAGCTCAACGACTACTACGCCCTCAAACATGTGCCTAAGTGCTGGGCGGCCATACAG CCCTTTTTGTGCGCCGTCTTCAAGCCAAAGTGCGAGAAAATCAACGGCCAGGACATGGTCTACCTGCCTTCGTACGAAATGTGCCGCATTACCTTGGAACCCTGTCGCATTCTTTACAACACAACGTTTTTCCCGAAATTTCTTCGCTGCAACGAAACTCTCTTCCCGACGAAATGCACAAACGGAGCGCGAGGAATGAAATTCAACGGAACTGGACAGTGCTTAAGTCCTTTGGTGCCGACAGATACTTCGGCTAGCTATTATCCCGGCATCGAGGGCTGCGGTGTGCGGTGCAAAGATCCGCTGTACACCGATGATGAGCACCGGCAGATCCACAAGCTTATCGGCTGGGCTGGCAGCCTGTGCCTTGTCTCGAATCTCTTCGTGGTGGCCACTTTCTTCATCGACTGGAAGAATGCCAACAAGTACCCTGCTGTGATTGTGTTCTACATAAATTTATGCTTCCTAATTGCATGCGTAGG ATGGCTGCTACAGTTCACTTCGGGATCGCGAGAGGACATTGTGTGCCGCAAGGATGGCACGCTACGCCACTCGGAGCCCACAGCTGGCGAGAATCTCTCTTGCATCGTGATCTTTGTGCTGGTCTACTACTTCCTCACCGCTGGAATGGTTTGGTTTGTGTTCCTCACTTACGCCTGGCATTGGAGGGCCATGGGTCACGTACAAGATCGCATCGACAAGAAGGGTTCCTACTTCCACTTGGTAGCCTGGTCACTGCCTCTGGTTCTCACTATCACCACAATGGCTTTCAGTGAGGTGGATGGAAATAGCATTGTGGGCATCTGCTTTGTGGGCTATATTAATCATCCAATGAGGGCAGGACTACTTCTTGGCCCGCTCTGTGGGGTGATCCTTATTGGAGGCTATTTCATCACCCGTGGCATGGTTATGCTCTTTGGCCTGAAGCACTTTGCTAATGATATTAAGTCAACTTCTGCGAGCAACAAAATCCATTTAATCATCATGCGCATGGGAGTTTGTGCGCTGCTCACTTTGGTTTTCATCCTGGTGGCCATTGCTTGTCACGTTACCGAGTTTAGGCATGCAGAGGAATGGGCCCATAGCTTCAGGCAGTTTATAAT CTGTAAAATTTCTTCCGTCTTCGAAGAGAAGAGCTCATGTCGCATTGAAAATCGACCAAGTGTTGGCGTCCTGCAACTGCATTTGTTGTGCCTTTTTAGCTCTGGAATTGTCATGTCAACTTGGTGCTGGACACCATCTTCAGTAGAGACTTGGAAGCGGTATATAAGAAA AAAGTATGGAAAGGAGGTGATCGAAGAAGTGAAAATGCCCAAGCACAAGGTGATTGCCCAGACGTGGGCCAAGCGCAAGGATTTCGAGGACAAGGGCAGGCTCTCCATAACGCTGTACAACACTCACACGGATCCCGTCGGGCTCAACTTCGATGTGAACGATCTGAACTCCTCGGAGACGAATGACATCTCCTCGACTTGGGCTGCATATCTCCCGCAGTGCGTAAAGCGGCGCATGGCTTTGACGGTACCAGTGACAGGTAACTCGTCGAGCCAAGGACCCCGAAAGAATTCTTTGGATTCCGAGTTCAGCGTGAGTGTTCGTCATGTTTCCGTTGAATCCCGTAGGAATTCGGTGGACTCGCAGGTTTCAGTGAAAATAGCTGAAATGAAGACCAAGGTGGCATCCAGATCGAGAAGAAAACACGTAGGTTCCGCCAGCAGCAAGAGAACTCACCGGGGGAGGGACTACACAGCAGCATCCACCGGAAGGAGCAGTAGGCGAAGAGAGAGCAGTACGTCGGTGGAGTCACAGGTCATAGCGCTGAAGAAAACCACTTATCCAAATGCTAGTCACAAAGTGGGCGTGTTTGCCCATCACAGCTCCAAAAAACAACACAATTATACGAGCTCAATGAAGCGAAGGACAGCGAACGCCGGATTGGATCCCAACATCCTGAAACAATTCCTACAGAAGAACGGCGAGTTTATAATCCCATTCCTCCAAAATCATGATATGACTTCTAGTTCGGAGGAGGAGAACTCGCGTGCGTCCCTACAGATTCAGGATCTCAATGTGGTTGTGAAACAGGAGGAATACAGTGAGGATGATCACGATGGAGCCCATATTGAAGAATTACCAAATAACAAGCAGGTGGCGAATTTCCTGAAAAACATGAAAAAATCTAATGAATCCAATGGTAATCGCCACTCGCGGAATTCCACAAGGAGTCGTCAGTCAAGGAAGTCCCGCAAAAGTCATCCCAAGACCACTGGTCTAGAGCTGGATTTCAAGAGGGACTATGTAAGGAATCGCTCCCTCAGCTGCTCCTCCGAGGAACTGGACGTGGCTCTGGACGTGGGCAGCTTGCTGAACAGCTCCGGTTCCGGAATGTCCATGGGCAAACCCCAGAGCAGGAACAGCAAAACCAGCTGCGATGTGGGCATTCAGGCTAATCCTTTCGAGCTAGTTCCTAGCTATGGAGACGAGGAGCTGCAGCAAGCTATGCGACTCCTGAATGCAGCCAGCAGGCAAAGAAATGAGGCAGCTAATGAAGATGGCGGAGGCACCGAGCTGCAGACCTTATTGACCGATACCCATCGACATCACAGGGAGCCCTCGTTTATGAGCGAGTCCGACAAACTCAAAATGTTGTTGCTTCCCTCAAAATAG
- the LOC108014207 gene encoding androgen-induced gene 1 protein, whose product MGKSKKQVREFNAAKEAVEATNARLDTCNDAYTSGAFQYLRFLVHLLAAAQFSYGIYYHYFKVHWPTDLLDEDELKARWGGKFKYLTFLDVILQAIYHSLALLNDLFGDNKVSGNSKSRLRSARDYVFAAFAFPVAHNVCLSFWVIYIWDRELIFPSALDAIFPSWLNHVVHTNVALLAIMDLFTCFRRYPSRLAGITGNVSFILLYIIWLHIVRYFSGEWVYPILEVLPVYLRYLFLALLVGFNLVCYLLGEFANSVVWAPEFKLLTQQKIK is encoded by the exons ATGGGTAAGAGCAAGAAGCAGGTGCGCGAGTTCAATGCCGCCAAGGAGGCTGTGGAAGCCACAAACGCCCGGCTGGACACCTGCAACGATGCCTACACGAGCGGAGCCTTCCAGTACCTGAGATTCCTGGTCCACCTTCTGGCGGCGGCTCAGTTCTCGTATGGGATATACTACCACTACTTCAAGGTGCACTGGCCCACGGACTTGCTGGACGAGGATGAGCTAAAGGCCCGGTGGGGCGGCAAGTTCAAGTACCTCACCTTCCTGGACGTCATTCTGCAAGCCATCTACCACTCGCTGGCCCTTCTGAACGACCTCTTCGGCGATAACAAGGTCTCCGGGAACTCAAAGTCCAGGCTGAGATCGGCGAGGGACTACGTGTTCGCGGCCTTTGCCTTCCCCGTCGCCCACAACGTGTGCCTCTCGTTCTGGGTCATTTACATCTGGGACCGTGAGCTCATCTTTCCCTCGGCGCTGGATGCGATTTTCCCCAG TTGGCTAAATCACGTCGTGCACACGAATGTGGCCCTTTTGGCCATCATGGACCTGTTTACCTGCTTCCGCCGCTATCCAAGTCGACTGGCCGGCATCACGGGCAACGTCTCCTTCATCCTGCTCTATATCATCTGGCTGCACATTGTTCGATACTTTAGCGGAGAGTGGGTGTATCCCATTCTGGAAGTGCTGCCCGTATACCTGCGCTACCTGTTTCTGGCCCTGCTGGTGGGCTTCAATCTGGTGTGCTATCTGCTCGGGGAGTTCGCCAACAGCGTCGTCTGGGCTCCGGAGTTCAAGCTGCTGACGCAGCAGAAAATCAAATAG